The Salvelinus sp. IW2-2015 unplaced genomic scaffold, ASM291031v2 Un_scaffold8110, whole genome shotgun sequence DNA segment TATGGTCATCATTAGTCTGTATCAATGTACTATGAGCATCATTAGTCTGTATTAATGTTATGGTCATCATTAGTCTGTATCAATGTACTATGATCATCTTAGTCTGTATTAATGTTATATGGTCATCGTTAGTCCTGATAAAATGTACTAATGGTCATCATTCAGTCTGTATAATGTACTATGGTCATATTAGTTGTATTAATGTGCTATGGTCATCATTAGTCTGTATTAATATACTATGGTCATCATTACGTCTGTATTAATATACTATGGTCATCAATTAAGTTCTGTATTAATGTGCTATGGTCATCATTAGTCTGTATTAATGTGCATAGGCCTATGGTCATCATTAGATTGTATTAATATGCTATGGTCATCATTAGTCTGTATTAATATACTATGGTCATCATTKGTCTGTATTAATGTGCTATGGTCATCATTAGTCTGTATTAATGTGCTATGGTCATCATCAGTCTGTATTAATATGCTATGGTCATCATTAGTCTGTATTAATATACTATGGTCATCATTAGTCTGTATTAATGTGCTATGGTCATCATCAGTCTGTATTAATATGCTAAGGTAATCGTGAGCATCTTACCTTTACAGCCACGCAATGAGAGCATGGATATGGTTATCACCACGATGACAAACACCACAATCCCAGCCGAGGAGTAAACATAAGGCCACACCCACTCCAGGAAACTGTCACTCTGACTCAATGTACTGTCTATAAGAGAAAGAGGCCTAATTTCCACTATTAACAGATAGGAAATGTCCCCCCCACCACACATTTGAAATTATAAAAGCTATAGTCCCAAAAAtataatagacacacacacacacacacacatatttcaaatcaaaattaCACCCCTGAAGAGGAGGTTTGACTCAACATGGATACTAGGTTGCTAGTTTTAACTGGCTGTTAGGGTGTTACTGGTTACCACAGGGTTTCAGAGCTAGGTGTGACATAGCATTGTGGTGTGCCTTGATGTACATTCATACTGCAGCACCTTTATGTCCTGTGTGCAATGCATGCTGAGCTATGAAGAGTCAAAATCTCCTCTTACTGGTTGTTTCATTCTTCTGATACACATCTGTGGTTTCCTCAACACTCTCTGAAATGTATACAAATTGGAACCCGGTCAGGGAGGCTATTGTTAATGTAATATTGTTATTGTTTGACATGTATTTCAAACTAAAGAAATTGCTTACCTGAGACAGTAACATTGATAGAATGACTCACAGAGGCATCTTTGAATGCACACCTGTACAGACCTACATCGTCTATGGAAATGCTGGTGAAGACCAGAAATGAGATCCCTGTAGTGTTTGTCAAATTGATCCACTGTGTTTGAATGAGAGCTGTTGTGTTGACAGTATTGCAGTTGCTTGATTCATCAACCTTACaccatgatggtggtggtgagttGGAACATAAATCAACAGAACAGTTAATCTTCAGTTGTTCCCCAGGTGAAGCCCTCCATACTGTGTACCGTGCCACTCTAATCTCTGGGAAACAATCAAAATCTTGACCTGCAAAGAATTAAAATGAAGTAAGTCACTGCCTGACCAATAGGGACAGCTGCAGCACTGAATAAGCGCAGGTGGGGTTGAATCTCAGTTCCCTAGAACCTGTAGTCCCACTGTTTTATGCTAATTGAGTTCCCACTCTTCAGGatgtgaaatgtgttttgtcctttttttatttctctgtgtgtatctccCTTCTATGTAGTCATGAACATGTCACTTTCACTGATACCAAGGGGAAATTCTGATGAAGGGGAAAATCTCCTTCACCTGTCTGCAATCTTTAATCACCTCTCATcttagtaaaacatttttttccacCACCTAGGATCCAGCTAAAAAAGTTTAAGGCCTATCCATGTAGCCATTATTgcaatctttgtgtgtgtgtgtgtgtggatgacttGATATAGAGGTGATGGGTGATCTTATGGGACCTATNNNNNNNNNNNNNNNNNNNNNNNNNNNNNNNNNNNNNNNNNNNNNNNNNNNNNNNNNNNNNNNNNNNNNNNNNNNNNNNNNNNNNNNNNNNNNNNNNNNNNNNNNNNNNNNNNNNNNNNNNNNNNNNNNNNNNNNNNNNNNNNNNNNNNNNNNNNNNNNNNNNNNNNNNNNNNNNNNNNNNNNNNNNNNNNNNNNNNNNNNNNNNNNNNNNNNNNNNNNNNNNNNNNNNNNNNNNNNNNNNNNNNNNNNNNNNNNNNNNNNNNNNNNNNNNNNNNNNNNNNNNNNNNNNNNNNNNNNNNNNNNNNNNNNNNNNNNNNNNNNNNNNNNNNNNNNNNNNNNNNNNNNNNNNNNNNNNNNNNNNNNNNNNNNNNNNNNNNNNNNNNNNNNNNNNNNNNNNNNNNNNNNNNNNNNNNNNNNNNNNNNNNNNNNNNNNNNNNNNNNNNNNNNNNNNNNNNNNNNNNNNNNNNNNNNNNNNNNNNNNNNNNNNNNNNNNNNNNNNNNNNNNNNNNNNNNNNNNNNNNNNNNNNNNNNNNNNNNNNNNNNNNNNNNNNNNNNNNNNNNNNNNNNNNNNNNNNNNNNNNNNNNNNNNNNNNNNNNNNNNNNNNNNNNNNNNNNNNNNNNNNNNNNNNNNNNNNNNNNNNNNNNNNNNNNNNNNNNNNNNNNNNNNNNNNNNNNNNNNNNNNNNNNNNNNNNNNNNNNNNNNNNNNNNNNNNNNNNNNNNNNNNNNNNNNNNNNNNNNNNNNNNNNNNNNNNNNNNNNNNNNNNNNNNNNNNNNNNNNNNNNNNNNNNNNNNNNNNNNNNNNNNNNNNNNNNNNNNNNNNNNNNNNNNNNNNNNNNNNNNNNNNNNNNNNNNNNNNNNNNNNNNNNNNNNNNNNNNNNNNNNNNNNNNNNNNNNNNNNNNNNNNNNNNNNNNNNNNNNNNNNNNNNNNNNNNNNNNNNNNNNNNNNNNNNNNNNNNNNNNNNNNNNNNNNNNNNNNNNNNNNNNNNNNNNNNNNNNNNNNNNNNNNNNNNNNNNNNNNNNNNNNNNNNNNNNNNNNNNNNNNNNNNNNNNNNNNNNNNNNNNNNNNNNNNNNNNNNNNNNNNNNNNNNNNNNNNNNNNNNNNNNNNNNNNNNNNNNNNNNNNNNNNNNNNNNNNNNNNNNNNNNNNNNNNNNNNNNNNNNNNNNNNNNNNNNNNNNNNNNNNNNNNNNNNNNNNNNNNNNNNNNNNNNNNNNNNNNNNNNNNNNNNNNNNNNNNNNNNNNNNNNNNNNNNNNNNNNNNNNNNNNNNNNNNNNNNNNNNNNNNNNNNNNNNNNNNNNNNNNNNNNNNNNNNNNNNNNNNNNNNNNNNNNNNNNNNNNNNNNNNNNNNNNNNNNNNNNNNNNNNNNNNNNNNNNNNNNNNNNNNNNNNNNNNNNNNNNNNNNNNNNNNNNNNNNNNNNNNNNNNNNNNNNNNNNNNNNNNNNNNNNNNNNNNNNNNNNNNNNNNNNNNNNNNNNNNNNNNNNNNNNNNNNNNNNNNNNNNNNNNNNNNNNNNNNNNNNNNNNNNNNNNNNNNNNNNNNNNNNNNNNNNNNNNNNNNNNNNNNNNNNNNNNNNNNNNNNNNNNNNNNNNNNNNNNNNNNNNNNNNNNNNNNNNNNNNNNNNNNNNNNNNNNNNNNNNNNNNNNNNNNNNNNNNNNNNNNNNNNNNNNNNNNNNNNNNNNNNNNNNNNNNNNNNNNNNNNNNNNNNNNNNNNNNNNNNNNNNNNNNNNNNNNNNNNNNNNNNNNNNNNNNNNNNNNNNNNNNNNNNNNNNNNNNNNNNNNNNNNNNNNNNNNNNNNNNNNNNNNNNNNNNNNNNNNNNNNNNNNNNNNNNNNNNNNNNNNNNNNNNNNNNNNNNNNNNNNNNNNNNNNNNNNNNNNNNNNNNNNNNNNNNNNNNNNNNNNNNNNNNNNNNNNNNNNNNNNNNNNNNNNNNNNNNNNNNNNNNNNNNNNNNNNNNNNNNNNNNNNNNNNNNNNNNNNNNNNNNNNNNNNNNNNNNNNNNNNNNNNNNNNNNNNNNNNNNNNNNNNNNNNNNNNNNNNNNNNNNNNNNNNNNNNNNNNNNNNNNNNNNNNNNNNNNNNNNNNNNNNNNNNNNNNNNNNNNNNNNNNNNNNNNNNNNNNNNNNNNNNNNNNNNNNNNNNNNNNNNNNNNNNNNNNNNNNNNNNNNNNNNNNNNNNNNNNNNNNNNNNNNNNNNNNNNNNNNNNNNNNNNNNNNNNNNNNNNNNNNNNNNNNNNNNNNNNNNNNNNNNNNNNNNNNNNNNNNNNNNNNNNNNNNNNNNNNNNNNNNNNNNNNNNNNNNNNNNNNNNNNNNNNNNNNNNNNNNNNNNNNNNNNNNNNNNNNNNNNNNNNNNNNNNNNNNNNNNNNNNNNNNNNNNNNNNNNNNNNNNNNNNNNNNNNNNNNNNNNNNNNNNNNNNNNNNNNNNNNNNNNNNNNNNNNNNNNNNNNNNNNNNNNNNNNNNNNNNNNNNNNNNNNNNNNNNNNNNNNNNNNNNNNNNNNNNNNNNNNNNNNNNNNNNNNNNNNNNNNNNNNNNNNNNNNNNNNNNNNNNNNNNNNNNNNNNNNNNNNNNNNNNNNNNNNNNNNNNNNNNNNNNNNNNNNNNNNNNNNNNNNNNNNNNNNNNNNNNNNNNNNNNNNNNNNNNNNNNNNNNNNNNNNNNNNNNNNNNNNNNNNNNNNNNNNNNNNNNNNNNNNNNNNNNNNNNNNNNNNNNNNNNNNNNNNNNNNNNNNNNNNNNNNNNNNNNNNNNNNNNNNNNNNNNNNNNNNNNNNNNNNNNNNNNNNNNNNNNNNNNNNNNNNNNNNNNNNNNNNNNNNNNNNNNNNNNNNNNNNNNNNNNNNNNNNNNNNNNNNNNNNNNNNNNNNNNNNNNNNNNNNNNNNNNNNNNNNNNNNNNNNNNNNNNNNNNNNNNNNNNNNNNNNNNNNNNNNNNNNNNNNNNNNNNNNNNNNNNNNNNNNNNNNNNNNNNNNNNNNNNNNNNNNNNNNNNNNNNNNNNNNNNNNNNNNNNNNNNNNNNNNNNNNNNNNNNNNNNNNNNNNNNNNNNNNNNNNNNNNNNNNNNNNNNNNNNNNNNNNNNNNNNNNNNNNNNNNNNNNNNNNNNNNNNNNNNNNNNNNNNNNNNNNNNNNNNNNNNNNNNNNNNNNNNNNNNNNNNNNNNNNNNNNNNNNNNNNNNNNNNNNNNNNNNNNNNNNNNNNNNNNNNNNNNNNNNNNNNNNNNNNNNNNNNNNNNNNNNNNNNNNNNNNNNNNNNNNNNNNNNNNNNNNNNNNNNNNNNNNNNNNNNNNNNNNNNNNNNNNNNNNNNNNNNNNNNNNNNNNNNNNNNNNNNNNNNNNNNNNNNNNNNNNNNNNNNNNNNNNNNNNNNNNNNNNNNNNNNNNNNNNNNNNNNNNNNNNNNNNNNNNNNNNNNNNNNNNNNNNNNNNNNNNNNNNNNNNNNNNNNNNNNNNNNNNNNNNNNNNNNNNNNNNNNNNNNNNNNNNNNNNNNNNNNNNNNNNNNNNNNNNNNNNNNNNNNNNNNNNNNNNNNNNNNNNNNNNNNNNNNNNNNNNNNNNNNNNNNNNNNNNNNNNNNNNNNNNNNNNNNNNNNNNNNNNNNNNNNNNNNNNNNNNNNNNNNNNNNNNNNNNNNNNNNNNNNNNNNNNNNNNNNNNNNNNNNNNNNNNNNNNNNNNNNNNNNNNNNNNNNNNNNNNNNNNNNNNNNNNNNNNNNNNNNNNNNNNNNNNNNNNNNNNNNNNNNNNNNNNNNNNNNNNNNNNNNNNNNNNNNNNNNNNNNNNNNNNNNNNNNNNNNNNNNNNNNNNNNNNNNNNNNNNNNNNNNNNNNNNNNNNNNNNNNNNNNNNNNNNNNNNNNNNNNNNNNNNNNNNNNNNNNNNNNNNNNNNNNNNNNNNNNNNNNNNNNNNNNNNNNNNNNNNNNNNNNNNNNNNNNNNNNNNNNNNNNNNNNNNNNNNNNNNNNNNNNNNNNNNNNNNNNNNNNNNNNNNNNNNNNNNNNNNNNNNNNNNNNNNNNNNNNNNNNNNNNNNNNNNNNNNNNNNNNNNNNNNNNNNNNNNNNNNNNNNNNNNNNNNNNNNNNNNNNNNNNNNNNNNNNNNNNNNNNNNNNNNNNNNNNNNNNNNNNNNNNNNNNNNNNNNNNNNNNNNNNNNNNNNNNNNNNNNNNNNNNNNNNNNNNNNNNNNNNNNNNNNNNNNNNNNNNNNNNNNNNNNNNNNNNNNNNNNNNNNNNNNNNNNNNNNNNNNNNNNNNNNNNNNNNNNNNNNNNNNNNNNNNNNNNNNNNNNNNNNNNNNNNNNNNNNNNNNNNNNNNNNNNNNNNNNNNNNNNNNNNNNNNNNNNNNNNNNNNNNNNNNNNNNNNNNNNNNNNNNNNNNNNNNNNNNNNNNNNNNNNNNNNNNNNNNNNNNNNNNNNNNNNNNNNNNNNNNNNNNNNNNNNNNNNNNNNNNNNNNNNNNNNNNNNNNNNNNNNNNNNNNNNNNNNNNNNNNNNNNNNNNNNNNNNNNNNNNNNNNNNNNNNNNNNNNNNNNNNNNNNNNNNNNNNNNNNNNNNNNNNNNNNNNNNNNNNNNNNNNNNNNNNNNNNNNNNNNNNNNNNNNNNNNNNNNNNNNNNNNNNNNNNNNNNNNNNNNNNNNNNNNNNNNNNNNNNNNNNNNNNNNNNNNNNNNNNNNNNNNNNNNNNNNNNNNNNNNNNNNNNNNNNNNNNNNNNNNNNNNNNNNNNNNNNNNNNNNNNNNNNNNNNNNNNNNNNNNNNNNNNNNNNNNNNNNNNNNNNNNNNNNNNNNNNNNNNNNNNNNNNNNNNNNNNNNNNNNNNNNNNNNNNNNNNNNNNNNNNNNNNNNNNNNNNNNNNNNNNNNNNNNNNNNNNNNNNNNNNNNNNNNNNNNNNNNNNNNNNNNNNNNNNNNNNNNNNNNNNNNNNNNNNNNNNNNNNNNNNNNNNNNNNNNNNNNNNNNNNNNNNNNNNNNNNNNNNNNNNNNNNNNNNNNNNNNNNNNNNNNNNNNNNNNNNNNNNNNNNNNNNNNNNNNNNNNNNNNNNNNNNNNNNNNNNNNNNNNNNNNNNNNNNNNNNNNNNNNNNNNNNNNNNNNNNNNNNNNNNNNNNNNNNNNNNNNNNNNNNNNNNNNNNNNNNNNNNNNNNNNNNNNNNNNNNNNNNNNNNNNNNNNNNNNNNNNNNNNNNNNNNNNNNNNNNNNNNNNNNNNNNNNNNNNNNNNNNNNNNNNNNNNNNNNNNNNNNNNNNNNNNNNNNNNNNNNNNNNNNNNNNNNNNNNNNNNNNNNNNNNNNNNNNNNNNNNNNNNNNNNNNNNNNNNNNNNNNNNNNNNNNNNNNNNNNNNNNNNNNNNNNNNNNNNNNNNNNNNNNNNNNNNNNNNNNNNNNNNNNNNNNNNNNNNNNNNNNNNNNNNNNNNNNNNNNNNNNNNNNNNNNNNNNNNNNNNNNNNNNNNNNNNNNNNNNNNNNNNNNNNNNNNNNNNNNNNNNNNNNNNNNNNNNNNNNNNNNNNNNNNNNNNNNNNNNNNNNNNNNNNNNNNNNNNNNNNNNNNNNNNNNNNNNNNNNNNNNNNNNNNNNNNNNNNNNNNNNNNNNNNNNNNNNNNNNNNNNNNNNNNNNNNNNNNNNNNNNNNNNNNNNNNNNNNNNNNNNNNNNNNNNNNNNNNNNNNNNNNNNNNNNNNNNNNNNNNNNNNNNNNNNNNNNNNNNNNNNNNNNNNNNNNNNNNNNNNNNNNNNNNNNNNNNNNNNNNNNNNNNNNNNNNNNNNNNNNNNNNNNNNNNNNNNNNNNNNNNNNNNNNNNNNNNNNNNNNNNNNNNNNNNNNNNNNNNNNNNNNNNNNNNNNNNNNNNNNNNNNNNNNNNNNNNNNNNNNNNNNNNNNNNNNNNNNNNNNNNNNNNNNNNNNNNNNNNNNNNNNNNNNNNNNNNNNNNNNNNNNNNNNNNNNNNNNNNNNNNNNNNNNNNNNNNNNNNNNNNNNNNNNNNNNNNNNNNNNNNNNNNNNNNNNNNNNNNNNNNNNNNNNNNNNNNNNNNNNNNNNNNNNNNNNNNNNNNNNNNNNNNNNNNNNNNNNNNNNNNNNNNNNNNNNNNNNNNNNNNNNNNNNNNNNNNNNNNNNNNNNNNNNNNNNNNNNNNNNNNNNNNNNNNNNNNNNNNNNNNNNNNNNNNNNNNNNNNNNNNNNNNNNNNNNNNNNNNNNNNNNNNNNNNNNNNNNNNNNNNNNNNNNNNNNNNNNNNNNNNNNNNNNNNNNNNNNNNNNNNNNNNNNNNNNNNNNNNNNNNNNNNNNNNNNNNNNNNNNNNNNNNNNNNNNNNNNNNNNNNNNNNNNNNNNNNNNNNNNNNNNNNNNNNNNNNNNNNNNNNNNNNNNNNNNNNNNNNNNNNNNNNNNNNNNNNNNNNNNNNNNNNNNNNNNNNNNNNNNNNNNNNNNNNNNNNNNNNNNNNNNNNNNNNNNNNNNNNNNNNNNNNNNNNNNNNNNNNNNNNNNNNNNNNNNNNNNNNNNNNNNNNNNNNNNNNNNNNNNNNNNNNNNNNNNNNNNNNNNNNNNNNNNNNNNNNNNNNNNNNNNNNNNNNNNNNNNNNNNNNNNNNNctccacggcgtct contains these protein-coding regions:
- the LOC139027198 gene encoding uncharacterized protein, producing MGHRDREKQAHNQDGQDFDCFPEIRVARYTVWRASPGEQLKINCSVDLCSNSPPPSWCKVDESSNCNTVNTTALIQTQWINLTNTTGISFLVFTSISIDDVGLYRCAFKDASVSHSINVTVSESVEETTDVYQKNETTNSTLSQSDSFLEWVWPYVYSSAGIVVFVIVVITISMLSLRGCKATVGFANTQSIKVAYLLLQYMAIPMTQQAFPRPNPQPHHRQSIRSHQPQAQPRFQAQAQAQAQAQPTPPPDCIYDNAPARGPRRTHPAPVQAAANQVAVSVDRDDTYSNGKEKEEESDIMYAALNHQVKPRAVPHPAQPQEEGSEYAAIRVS